In Capsicum annuum cultivar UCD-10X-F1 chromosome 7, UCD10Xv1.1, whole genome shotgun sequence, one genomic interval encodes:
- the LOC107877443 gene encoding uncharacterized protein LOC107877443, translated as MADENSNSSNNTSIMESKPLHPLHQIAETPTHKLLLKQWLKEEELILNRIATKETQIDSVRNEITQLYCIFFLFHSISLMLLFSASSKSGLCHRSWIPSVCSLLCSMGIIWAVRYKTDTESHLEKMLEREKEDGKLLAKCVEELKRKGMEFDLLKEVDALRRAKSLRAEAKVVRKWSARDFLSLFFFSASCLVLALIRTILCG; from the coding sequence ATGGCGGATGAAAATAGCAACAGCAGCAACAACACTTCAATAATGGAATCGAAGCCTTTACACCCACTTCATCAAATCGCTGAAACCCCAACTCACAAGTTGCTTCTCAAACAATGGCTCAAAGAAGAAGAACTCATCCTCAACAGAATCGCCACCAAAGAAACTCAAATCGATTCGGTCCGTAATGAAATCACCCAGCTCTACTGCATCTTCTTCCTGTTCCATTCGATTTCGCTTATGCTTTTATTCAGTGCTTCGTCGAAATCGGGGCTTTGCCACCGTTCTTGGATCCCGTCTGTGTGTTCGCTTCTCTGTTCTATGGGGATCATTTGGGCTGTTAGGTACAAGACGGATACGGAGAGTCACTTGGAGAAAATGttggagagagagaaagaggatgGGAAATTGCTGGCCAAGTGTGTGGAGGAGTTGAAGAGAAAAGGGATGGAATTTGATTTGTTGAAGGAAGTTGATGCTCTTAGGAGGGCTAAGAGTTTGAGGGCTGAAGCTAAGGTTGTTAGAAAATGGTCTGCTAGAGATTTtctctctttgtttttcttctctGCTTCTTGTTTGGTACTTGCTTTAATAAGGACCATTTTGTGTGGTTGA